A region of Nerophis ophidion isolate RoL-2023_Sa linkage group LG28, RoL_Noph_v1.0, whole genome shotgun sequence DNA encodes the following proteins:
- the LOC133545120 gene encoding cytochrome P450 7A1 — MIVSIALIWAVLVGFCCILWLAVGTRRRQPGEPAVENGLIPYLGCALQFGANPLQFLRSRQKKYGPIFTCKIAGQYIHFLCDPFSYHSVIRQGRHLDWRKFHFATSVKAFGHDSFDPRHGHTTENLHQTFLKTLQGEALPSLIESMIGHLQDVMLRSNTLSPSRDHWEVDGIFAFCYKVMFESGYLTLFGKDFGEDKCKAREAAQKALVLNALENFKEFDKIFPALVAGLPIHVFKSAYSARENLAKTMHAENLSKRENVSDLISMRMILNDSLSTFNDVSKARTHVALLWASQANTLPATFWSLFYMIRSPDAMKAAREEVQKVLKGSDLTSDPGGPTLNLTRAQLDNMPVMDSIIKEAMRLSSASMNVRVAKEDFLLHLDNQDAYHIRKDDVIALYPPMLHYDPEIYEDPYEYKYDRFLDEQGQEKTTFHRQGRRLRYYCMPFGSGVTKCPGRFFAVYEIKQFLTLALAYFQMELLDPAIKVPPLDQSRAGLGILQPTYDVDFRYRLQI; from the exons GCAGCCGGGGGAGCCTGCGGTTGAAAACGGGCTCATACCTTATCTCGGCTGTGCTCTGCAGTTCGGGGCAAACCCGCTGCAGTTCCTCCGCAGTCGTCAGAAGAAGTATGGCCCCATTTTCACCTGCAAGATCGCGGGCCAGTACATTCACTTCCTGTGTGACCCCTTCTCCTACCACTCAGTCATCAGGCAGGGTAGACACCTGGACTGGAGGAAGTTCCactttgctacatctgtaaag gCGTTTGGCCACGACAGCTTTGACCCCCGACATGGGCACACCACGGAAAACCTCCACCAGACTTTCCTGAAGACCCTGCAAGGCGAGGCATTGCCTTCCCTGATCGAGAGTATGATCGGACACCTCCAGGATGTCATGTTGAGGTCCAATACCCTCAGCCCCAGCAGGGACCACTGGGAGGTGGACGGCATTTTCGCTTTCTGCTACAAG GTGATGTTCGAGTCTGGCTACCTGACTTTGTTCGGTAAAGACTTTGGTGAGGATAAGTGCAAAGCCCGGGAAGCCGCCCAGAAAGCCTTGGTGCTCAACGCCTTGGAGAACTTCAAGGAGTTTGACAAGATCTTCCCGGCTCTGGTGGCCGGCCTTCCGATCCACGTCTTCAAGAGCGCCTACAGCGCCAGAGAG AACCTAGCAAAGACCATGCATGCCGAAAACCTCTCCAAGCGGGAGAACGTTTCGGATCTGATCTCGATGAGGATGATCCTGAATGACTCCTTGTCCACCTTCAACGACGTGAGCAAGGCCCGGACTCACGTGGCGCTGCTTTGGGCTTCGCAGGCCAACACCTTGCCCGCAACCTTCTGGAGTCTCTTTTACATGATCAG AAGTCCAGACGCCATGAAAGCGGCGCGGGAGGAGGTGCAAAAAGTGCTGAAGGGTTCCGATCTGACCTCCGACCCCGGCGGCCCCACGCTGAACCTGACCAGGGCCCAGCTGGACAACATGCCGGTCATGG ACAGCATCATCAAGGAGGCCATGCGTCTGTCCAGCGCCTCCATGAACGTGCGCGTGGCCAAGGAGGACTTCCTGCTGCACCTGGACAACCAGGACGCCTACCATATAAGGAAGGATGACGTCATCGCCCTCTACCCGCCCATGCTGCACTACGACCCCGAGATCTACGAAGACCCTTAC GAGTACAAGTACGACCGCTTCCTGGACGAGCAGGGTCAGGAGAAGACCACCTTCCACCGCCAGGGCCGCCGCCTGCGCTACTACTGCATGCCCTTCGGCTCGGGCGTCACCAAATGTCCCGGACGCTTCTTCGCCGTCTACGAGATCAAACAGTTCTTGACTCTGGCCTTGGCCTACTTTCAAATGGAGCTCCTGGACCCCGCCATCAAAGTCCCGCCCTTGGACCAGTCGCGCGCCGGTCTGGGGATCCTTCAGCCGACGTACGACGTGGACTTTAGGTACAGGTTGCAGATTTGA